Proteins encoded in a region of the Vicia villosa cultivar HV-30 ecotype Madison, WI linkage group LG5, Vvil1.0, whole genome shotgun sequence genome:
- the LOC131607762 gene encoding polygalacturonase inhibitor 1-like, translated as MHFSSCMFLVLLILTTHHSTPSLSERCNPYDKTTLLQIKKQLGNPTKLSSWNPTTDCCDSWYGVSCDFNTWLHRVIHLALDNLKLPQPVQIPPSITNLPFLLFLALNNNPNLVGPIPPTISNLTRLEYFFLSHTSISGEIPNTLSNNKRLISLDFSYSKLTGTLPATLPSLPNIGGIIFSGNKLTGTIPESYGSFPKSFTVLNLSRNRLSGKIPASLAKLNLLFVELEQNMLEGDASVFFGSKKSTFKILLGKNSFSFDIGKVGLSKDLHALDLSNNKIYGSLPEGLTKLKFLQKLNVSNNNLCGQIPQGGQMQRFDKASYAHNKCLCGSPLLACKA; from the coding sequence ATGCACTTCTCCTCATGCATGTTTCTTGTCTTATTAATCCTAACAACACATCACTCCACACCTTCACTCTCAGAAAGATGTAACCCATATGACAAAACTACCCTCCTCCAAATCAAAAAACAACTCGGCAACCCAACCAAACTCTCTTCATGGAACCCAACCACCGACTGCTGCGACAGTTGGTACGGTGTTTCATGCGACTTCAACACATGGCTCCACCGTGTCATCCATCTTGCTCTCGACAACCTCAAACTCCCTCAACCCGTTCAAATCCCACCCTCCATTACCAACCTCCCTTTCCTCCTCTTCCTCGCTCTCAACAACAATCCCAACCTTGTTGGCCCTATCCCACCCACCATTTCCAACCTCACCAGACTCGAGTACTTTTTCCTCAGCCACACCAGCATCTCCGGTGAGATACCCAACACTCTCTCTAACAACAAACGCCTCATAAGCCTCGACTTTAGTTACAGCAAACTCACCGGTACTCTCCCTGCCACACTCCCGTCTCTTCCTAACATTGGCGGAATCATTTTCTCCGGCAACAAACTCACTGGCACAATACCAGAATCCTACGGCTCGTTCCCGAAATCCTTTACAGTGCTGAATCTTTCACGAAACCGCCTCTCCGGGAAGATTCCGGCTTCTCTGGCGAAACTGAACCTTTTGTTTGTGGAATTAGAACAGAACATGTTGGAGGGTGATGCTTCAGTGTTTTTTGGGTCGAAGAAAAGCACTTTCAAGATATTATTAGGAAAGAACTCGTTTTCTTTTGATATTGGAAAAGTTGGATTGTCTAAGGATTTGCATGCTTTGGATTTGAGCAACAATAAAATCTACGGTTCTCTACCTGAAGGACTCACTAAGCTGAAGTTTTTGCAAAAGTTGAATGTTAGCAACAATAATTTGTGTGGTCAGATTCCACAAGGTGGACAAATGCAAAGGTTTGATAAGGCTTCTTATGCTCATAATAAATGCTTGTGTGGATCTCCTCTTCTAGCTTGCAAAGCTTGA
- the LOC131607764 gene encoding large ribosomal subunit protein eL42: protein MVNVPKTKKTYCKNKECKKHTLHKVTQYKKGKDSIAAQGKRRYDRKQSGYGGQTKPVFHKKAKTTKKIVLRLQCQSCKHVSQHAIKRCKHFEIGGDKKGKGTSLF from the exons ATG GTGAACGTTCCAAAGACAAAGAAAACCTACTGCAAAAACAAGGAGTGCAAGAAGCACACCTTGCACAAAGTTACCCAATACAAAAAGGGTAAAGATAGCATTGCTGCTCAAGGAAAAAGGCGTTATGATCGCAAACAATCTGGGTATGGTGGACAGACCAAGCCCGTCTTTCACAAAAAG GCTAAGACCACTAAGAAAATTGTGTTGAGGCTTCAGTGTCAAAGTTGCAAGCATGTTTCCCAACACGCCATTAAG AGGTGCAAGCATTTTGAGATTGGCGGTGACAAGAAAGGAAAGGGAACATCTCTATTTTAG
- the LOC131605727 gene encoding VQ motif-containing protein 9-like, translating to MVGFLLTIKTSIQPTGSPAHDHISTPPPIQQPKQQSSRLQRTCPPPLPHITNRPPPSLNNRPHLPSPQNFNFNGVNFNQSFPGFGRPQASLSLLLPFPTVHAAAESPISAYMRDLQNFVSTMDNKSFSGFSPLPPLPLPVSSHQPQPEQQPPPQQEEQEQQQVNQPPVLQPFQMSSSPVLFGCLNSQLASYPLLSSGLLFSPNSANLGFPQLPLSPTVPAPSPRWREI from the exons ATGGTGGGCTT TTTATTGACAATAAAAACTTCAATACAACCAACGGGCTCACCTGCGCACGACCATATCTCAACACCGCCACCTATTCAGCAACCCAAACAACAAAGCTCTCGTCTTCAACGTACCTGTCCTCCTCCGTTACCTCACATCACTAACCGTCCACCGCCGTCACTTAACAACCGTCCTCATCTTCCGTCGCCGCAGAACTTTAACTTTAACGGTGTTAACTTTAATCAAAGCTTTCCTGGGTTTGGTAGACCCCAAGCGTCGTTATCTCTGTTGCTGCCGTTTCCCACCGTTCACGCCGCCGCTGAATCTCCTATCTCCGCTTACATGCGCGATCTGCAGAATTTTGTTTCCACTATGGATAACAAAAGCTTCTCTGGTTTTTCTCCTTTGCCTCCTCTTCCTCTTCCGGTTTCATCTCATCAACCTCAGCCagaacaacaaccaccaccacaacAGGAGGAGCAGGAACAACAGCAGGTGAACCAACCTCCAGTGCTCCAACCGTTTCAGATGTCGTCTTCTCCAGTTCTTTTCGGATGTTTGAATTCACAGCTTGCATCATACCCTTTGTTGTCATCTGGTTTACTATTTTCCCCCAATTCTGCCAATTTAGGGTTTCCTCAGCTTCCTCTGTCTCCCACCGTGCCGGCTCCGAGTCCGCGATGGAGAGAAATTTGA